From the Candidatus Binataceae bacterium genome, one window contains:
- a CDS encoding CBS domain-containing protein, translating into MPALCCERSRENSTAIGQGRNFAATARYPQLWTSKDHGKRIAPANRCGRRTMQLANLMTSDPITASPKDTLEHAMSIMNAGRFRRVPVVEGGTLVGILTERDVREHSGYLQSTKVTGAMRSELITLSPHDTVETAAQLMLQHKIGGIPIVAEGKLVGIVTTSDLLRAFLTVVQSTREIMNG; encoded by the coding sequence ATGCCCGCCCTCTGCTGCGAACGGTCGCGGGAAAACTCGACGGCTATCGGGCAAGGACGAAATTTTGCCGCAACCGCCCGCTACCCGCAGCTGTGGACGAGCAAAGACCATGGCAAGCGAATTGCTCCTGCAAATCGCTGCGGGAGAAGAACAATGCAATTAGCCAATTTGATGACATCAGATCCTATCACTGCCAGCCCCAAGGATACCCTTGAGCACGCCATGTCGATCATGAACGCGGGACGCTTTCGCCGCGTGCCGGTGGTCGAGGGCGGCACCCTGGTCGGCATTCTGACCGAGCGCGACGTGCGCGAACACAGTGGTTATCTCCAATCGACCAAGGTGACCGGCGCGATGCGCAGCGAACTCATCACGCTTTCGCCTCACGACACCGTCGAGACCGCGGCGCAGCTGATGCTCCAGCATAAGATCGGCGGAATTCCGATCGTGGCGGAAGGCAAACTGGTCGGCATCGTCACCACCAGCGACTTGCTCAGGGCGTTTCTGACCGTCGTGCAATCGACGCGCGAGATCATGAACGGCTGA
- a CDS encoding tetratricopeptide repeat protein yields MNDARREFEMIAAREPVPLARGALLIAKEEYPNLDIDAYIDRFATLAREAEPIVRAGADTVERVQLLSHFLFELRGFEGNRDEYSDPRNSFMNEVLDRRRGIPITLSVLYLEVGRRLGINLYGISFPTHFLVKAVDDRGELIIDPFVGGKILDLEEIRARLTQIYGQPVELVPAMIKAVGSRHILARMLRNLKGIYAGASDWTRALAALDRILLLDPRSLDELAERAALYERLECFKASLDDYQSFLSQAPEHPAADTAREAVMRLVRQISLIN; encoded by the coding sequence ATGAATGATGCCCGCCGAGAGTTCGAGATGATCGCGGCGCGCGAACCGGTGCCTCTGGCCCGCGGCGCGCTGTTGATCGCCAAGGAGGAATACCCCAACCTCGATATCGACGCGTATATCGATCGCTTTGCGACGCTCGCGCGCGAGGCCGAGCCGATCGTGCGCGCTGGCGCCGATACCGTTGAGCGCGTCCAACTCCTGTCACATTTCCTGTTCGAGCTGCGCGGCTTTGAGGGCAATCGCGACGAGTACAGCGACCCGCGCAACTCGTTTATGAACGAGGTGCTCGATCGCCGGCGCGGAATTCCGATCACGCTCTCCGTGCTCTACCTCGAAGTCGGCCGCCGCCTAGGCATCAACCTTTATGGCATCTCGTTCCCGACGCATTTCCTGGTGAAGGCCGTCGACGATCGCGGCGAGCTGATTATCGATCCCTTCGTCGGCGGCAAGATTCTCGACCTCGAGGAAATTCGCGCACGCCTCACGCAGATCTATGGTCAGCCTGTAGAGCTGGTGCCCGCGATGATCAAGGCCGTCGGCAGCCGCCATATCCTGGCGCGGATGCTGCGCAACCTGAAGGGCATCTACGCGGGCGCCTCGGATTGGACGCGCGCGCTGGCCGCGCTCGATCGCATCCTGCTGCTCGATCCGCGATCGCTCGACGAACTCGCCGAGCGCGCCGCGCTCTACGAGCGCCTCGAATGCTTCAAGGCGTCGCTCGACGATTATCAAAGCTTCCTGTCACAGGCGCCCGAGCATCCGGCGGCCGATACCGCGCGCGAGGCGGTGATGCGCCTGGTGCGGCAGATCTCGCTTATCAACTGA
- a CDS encoding cation-translocating P-type ATPase, protein MSSALHLEGGASATTGLTSAEAEARLRTFGPNELGCEPSLSRLKDRLAVLADPMALMLAAAAIVYHALGEKTDALVLLGAIVPVLAVDVVLEHRSRTALEKLAAVVAPLATVMRDGVEREIPSRSIVRGDLMLVREGGVAHADGVLRSAAHLALDESQLTGEAEPVAKEAIARDADAGVVSEASRVYTGSRAVSGRGWAEVTATGAHTRYGAIAAMVAEAETRLTPLQIKTAAFVRSLVVGAVIASSWLFILWRMRGADSAHALLFALSLAMSAVSEEFLLVLTIFLSLGAWRLGRLGVLVKRLASVESLGATTVICLDKTGTLTAGDFVLSEHRPLEDGIGEDDLLEAAVLACEPDPADSIERTIVAHCAEHHVDVASIHSRWQLIYDHPFDLVGKHMSHVWRARDGSRDRIVAKGALEGILEHCALTVAERERAQELHAEMARTGMRILVVAGRMTAPGAAALSGVRADDERGLRLYGLLGFRDPMRPQVPVAVAESQRAGITLKLITGDHALTAHAVADEAGIIHSNESGIITGPELTNLDAPSFDAAVRRCSIFARVMPEQKFAIVDALIRGGEVVAMTGDGVNDTPAMRRADIAVSMGRRATEAARAVAGLVLLEDDFSAMVATIREGRQIYANIQRAFLYLIGFKVMLVAMALAAPLAGLPMLLVPVSLVWLELIVHPVSALAFEGESPAHDVMSDPPRDPKAPIVSRGAALRSAISGLILAGAAVALFAYRLPQGHNYARTVAMVVAIAGSLAMVWAEYAGAQPWTSIELPRRAQFWIVMALAALSLPTFIGIKPLAAMLLVSPISVRDIGVALVAAIAAVLWRAPGR, encoded by the coding sequence GTGAGCAGCGCACTTCATCTTGAGGGTGGCGCCTCGGCGACCACGGGGCTCACCTCCGCCGAGGCTGAGGCTCGGCTTCGCACTTTCGGTCCCAACGAACTCGGATGCGAGCCGTCGCTTTCGCGCCTCAAAGATCGCCTCGCCGTGCTGGCGGATCCGATGGCGCTGATGCTCGCTGCCGCCGCGATCGTCTATCACGCGCTCGGCGAAAAGACCGATGCGCTCGTGCTGCTCGGCGCGATCGTTCCCGTGCTCGCCGTTGACGTCGTTCTCGAACATCGATCGCGAACGGCGCTGGAAAAACTTGCCGCGGTCGTCGCTCCGCTTGCGACCGTGATGCGCGACGGCGTTGAACGCGAAATCCCGTCCCGGTCGATCGTCCGCGGCGATCTGATGCTGGTGCGCGAAGGCGGCGTGGCGCATGCCGATGGCGTCCTGCGCAGCGCGGCGCATCTGGCACTCGACGAATCGCAACTGACGGGAGAAGCCGAGCCCGTCGCGAAGGAAGCGATCGCGCGCGACGCCGATGCGGGCGTCGTGAGCGAGGCCTCGCGAGTTTACACGGGCTCGCGTGCGGTGTCGGGTCGCGGATGGGCGGAAGTCACCGCGACGGGAGCGCATACGCGCTACGGCGCGATCGCGGCGATGGTCGCTGAGGCGGAGACGCGTCTCACTCCATTACAAATCAAGACGGCGGCATTTGTGAGATCGCTCGTCGTGGGCGCGGTAATCGCCTCCTCATGGCTCTTCATCCTGTGGCGCATGCGCGGCGCCGATTCCGCGCACGCCCTGCTCTTCGCGCTGAGTCTCGCGATGTCGGCGGTGAGCGAAGAGTTCCTGCTCGTATTGACAATCTTCCTGAGCCTCGGCGCATGGCGGCTCGGCCGTCTCGGCGTGCTGGTGAAGCGCCTTGCGAGTGTCGAGAGCCTGGGCGCGACAACCGTCATCTGCCTCGACAAGACCGGCACACTGACGGCCGGCGATTTCGTTCTGAGTGAGCATCGCCCGCTCGAGGATGGAATCGGCGAAGATGACCTGCTCGAAGCTGCCGTCCTCGCATGCGAGCCAGACCCCGCGGATTCGATCGAGCGGACGATCGTGGCGCACTGCGCCGAGCATCACGTCGATGTAGCCTCGATCCATTCGCGATGGCAGCTCATCTACGACCATCCTTTCGACCTCGTCGGCAAGCATATGTCGCACGTCTGGCGGGCGCGCGACGGGTCGCGCGATCGAATCGTCGCCAAGGGCGCGCTCGAAGGCATCCTCGAGCATTGCGCGCTGACCGTTGCGGAACGTGAACGCGCGCAGGAGCTGCATGCCGAAATGGCGCGAACTGGGATGCGAATTCTTGTCGTCGCGGGGCGGATGACGGCTCCTGGAGCGGCTGCGCTGTCAGGAGTCCGCGCCGACGACGAGCGCGGCCTGCGGCTCTATGGACTGCTTGGCTTTCGCGATCCGATGCGACCGCAGGTGCCCGTGGCGGTAGCAGAAAGTCAGCGCGCGGGAATCACGCTCAAGCTGATCACCGGCGATCACGCGCTGACCGCGCATGCCGTCGCTGACGAAGCGGGAATCATCCATTCCAATGAATCTGGCATCATCACGGGACCCGAGCTGACTAACCTTGATGCGCCAAGCTTCGATGCGGCGGTCCGGCGATGCAGTATCTTCGCGCGCGTGATGCCCGAGCAGAAGTTCGCCATCGTCGATGCGCTGATTCGCGGCGGCGAAGTTGTCGCGATGACCGGCGACGGCGTCAACGATACGCCCGCGATGCGCCGCGCCGATATCGCCGTCAGCATGGGCCGGCGCGCGACGGAGGCGGCGCGCGCGGTGGCTGGCCTGGTGCTGCTCGAGGACGACTTCTCGGCGATGGTTGCGACGATTCGCGAAGGCCGCCAGATCTACGCGAATATCCAGCGCGCGTTCCTTTACCTGATCGGATTCAAGGTGATGCTGGTGGCGATGGCGCTCGCAGCTCCGCTCGCCGGTTTGCCGATGCTGCTCGTGCCGGTCAGTCTCGTGTGGCTCGAACTGATCGTGCATCCGGTATCGGCGCTGGCATTCGAGGGCGAGAGTCCAGCCCACGACGTGATGAGCGATCCACCGCGCGATCCGAAGGCGCCAATCGTCAGCCGCGGCGCCGCGCTCCGTTCAGCGATCTCGGGATTGATACTCGCAGGCGCCGCAGTCGCGCTGTTCGCATATCGACTCCCGCAAGGGCACAACTACGCGCGGACAGTTGCGATGGTCGTAGCGATAGCGGGCAGCCTCGCCATGGTCTGGGCAGAATACGCAGGCGCGCAGCCATGGACGAGCATCGAGCTACCACGCCGCGCTCAGTTCTGGATCGTGATGGCGCTGGCGGCGTTGAGCCTCCCGACGTTCATCGGAATCAAGCCACTGGCGGCGATGCTCCTCGTCAGTCCGATCAGCGTGCGCGATATCGGAGTAGCGCTCGTCGCCGCGATCGCAGCAGTCCTCTGGCGCGCGCCAGGGCGCTAG
- a CDS encoding AAA family ATPase, whose amino-acid sequence MTTQARQASAAAHAARLPNLVRAMLQPGFYPDQPATVDLRQTHISIVFLAGDFVYKIKKPVRFAFLDASKLERRFEFCRDEVRLNSRLARGIYLGVVPIFRRANSYALGPVCEAPVEEAVEYAVKMRRLDDVAMLDRRLNAGTVTASTIRAIAKRLAEFHASCSRDKSWQYGSAAAVWRTIIGNLEESESFASAGIDRALFEKVENFCRRSIRVLWETINERARTGRAPEGHGDLRCEHVCLEEGRIEVIDCVEFSEALRYGDVALDVAFLAMDLERLGVQELAREFVRAYIAVSGDEELATVMPLYKCHRALVRAKVAALKSEEPEIEGAERERARRAMHEYFALAAGYADQAAPALVVVCGRSGTGKSTIARALRERTGFAVINSDRVRKKIAGLAPDVHARAAYGEGIYSARSTHATYETMLHEAESALTAGRGAILDATYRDRAERRSVLELARRSGTILLLVECRADKDEVLRRLSERESRKSEVSDATAEIYLQQESEFMPLSEIPERNLLVADSTRGPDTIADQILSRLAELRAAG is encoded by the coding sequence ATGACAACGCAAGCGCGGCAGGCTTCCGCGGCTGCGCACGCCGCGCGCCTGCCGAATCTCGTGCGTGCGATGCTGCAGCCCGGGTTCTATCCTGACCAGCCGGCCACGGTTGACCTGCGGCAGACGCACATTTCGATCGTGTTCCTGGCGGGAGACTTCGTTTACAAAATCAAGAAGCCGGTACGCTTCGCGTTCCTTGACGCATCGAAGCTCGAGCGCAGATTCGAATTCTGCCGTGACGAGGTGCGCCTGAACTCGCGTCTCGCACGAGGCATCTACCTCGGCGTCGTTCCAATCTTTCGCCGCGCCAATTCGTATGCGCTCGGCCCGGTCTGCGAAGCTCCTGTTGAAGAAGCGGTCGAGTATGCCGTCAAGATGCGCCGGCTCGACGACGTGGCGATGCTCGATCGGCGTCTTAACGCGGGCACCGTGACCGCATCGACGATTCGCGCGATCGCCAAGCGCCTCGCGGAGTTTCACGCATCCTGCTCGCGCGACAAGAGCTGGCAATACGGCTCGGCGGCCGCTGTCTGGCGCACGATTATCGGCAATCTCGAAGAGAGCGAAAGTTTCGCTAGCGCGGGAATCGACCGCGCACTGTTCGAGAAAGTCGAGAATTTCTGCCGGCGCTCGATTCGCGTGCTGTGGGAGACGATCAATGAGCGCGCTCGCACGGGCCGCGCGCCCGAGGGCCATGGCGACCTGCGCTGCGAGCACGTTTGCCTCGAAGAGGGGCGGATCGAGGTTATCGATTGCGTCGAGTTCAGCGAAGCGCTGCGCTACGGCGACGTTGCACTCGACGTTGCGTTCCTCGCGATGGACCTGGAGCGGCTTGGCGTGCAAGAGCTGGCGCGCGAATTCGTTCGCGCATATATCGCGGTCTCCGGCGACGAAGAGCTCGCCACCGTGATGCCGCTATACAAGTGTCATCGCGCACTCGTTCGCGCCAAGGTCGCGGCGCTCAAGAGCGAGGAACCCGAAATCGAAGGTGCGGAACGCGAGCGCGCCCGCCGCGCTATGCATGAATACTTCGCGCTCGCTGCAGGTTACGCCGACCAAGCGGCGCCGGCGCTGGTCGTTGTCTGCGGACGCTCGGGTACGGGCAAATCGACGATCGCGCGCGCATTGCGCGAGCGCACCGGCTTTGCGGTCATCAACTCTGATCGCGTGCGCAAGAAGATCGCGGGCCTTGCCCCCGATGTCCACGCGCGGGCCGCCTACGGCGAAGGAATCTATTCCGCGCGCTCGACACATGCGACGTACGAGACGATGCTGCACGAGGCCGAATCGGCGCTCACCGCAGGGCGCGGCGCGATCCTCGATGCTACGTACAGGGATCGCGCGGAACGCCGCAGCGTACTCGAGCTCGCGCGGCGAAGCGGCACGATACTACTGTTGGTCGAATGCCGCGCCGACAAGGACGAAGTTCTGCGGCGTCTCTCGGAGCGTGAATCGCGCAAGAGCGAGGTCTCCGACGCCACCGCCGAGATTTATCTGCAGCAGGAATCCGAGTTCATGCCGCTCAGTGAAATTCCCGAGCGCAACCTCCTCGTCGCCGACTCGACGCGTGGCCCCGATACGATTGCCGATCAGATTTTGTCCCGGCTCGCGGAACTCCGCGCCGCCGGTTGA
- a CDS encoding CBS domain-containing protein produces MKTHVHTVKPQDTVAHARSLIEEHRINQLPVVQNRKLVGIVTDRDLRDARNVVETATSDASHSHHDAPQANKIPIEAIMTTNVLTLGSADTVVEAARMMRRERIGGVPIVDGGALVGIITRSDILDAFIELNNQKAT; encoded by the coding sequence ATGAAGACTCACGTCCACACCGTGAAACCGCAAGACACAGTCGCGCACGCTCGCTCCCTCATCGAGGAGCATCGCATCAATCAACTGCCCGTGGTACAGAATCGCAAGCTGGTCGGGATCGTCACTGACCGCGACCTGCGCGACGCGCGTAACGTGGTCGAGACGGCAACCTCGGATGCGTCGCATAGTCATCATGATGCGCCGCAGGCCAACAAGATCCCGATCGAGGCCATCATGACCACCAACGTCCTGACTCTAGGCTCGGCGGACACCGTCGTCGAAGCCGCGCGGATGATGCGCCGCGAGCGTATCGGCGGCGTGCCGATTGTCGATGGCGGCGCGCTGGTTGGAATCATAACCCGCAGCGACATCCTCGACGCGTTCATCGAACTCAACAACCAGAAGGCAACTTAG
- a CDS encoding universal stress protein has product MSFPYRKILCPVDFDDNSMCALETAASMAREHDGTVFVLHVVPMLIPPTGMPIYVDLYKGQEQTAKEKLQEVARKRLAGLKYDLITRVGEPAQEILRCQRKVDADLVIMATHGRRGFSRFFLGSVAELVLREAPCPVLTVKYTPAQKNIVSSWMTHNPVTASSDEKLSSVQQKMHEGGFRCVPIIKQGLVVGIVTDRDIRQHYGFLEHTEADKAMSEGLITIRPDTDIDDAARLLRERKIGALPVVDEGGTLVGVITTTDILHALAGEEPQESKA; this is encoded by the coding sequence ATGTCATTCCCATATCGTAAGATCCTTTGTCCGGTGGACTTCGATGATAACTCGATGTGCGCCCTCGAAACCGCCGCGAGCATGGCCCGCGAGCACGATGGCACGGTCTTCGTTCTCCACGTGGTGCCGATGCTGATCCCGCCCACCGGAATGCCGATCTACGTCGATCTCTACAAGGGGCAGGAGCAGACCGCGAAGGAGAAGCTCCAGGAGGTCGCGCGCAAACGCCTGGCGGGCCTCAAGTACGATCTCATCACGCGCGTCGGCGAGCCGGCGCAGGAGATCCTCCGATGCCAGCGCAAGGTGGACGCGGATCTCGTCATCATGGCGACCCACGGGCGCCGCGGCTTCTCGCGGTTCTTCCTGGGCAGCGTCGCAGAGCTGGTGCTGCGCGAGGCCCCGTGTCCGGTTCTCACGGTGAAGTACACGCCCGCGCAGAAAAACATCGTCAGTAGCTGGATGACGCACAATCCCGTGACGGCATCGAGCGACGAAAAACTTTCCAGCGTGCAGCAGAAGATGCACGAGGGCGGATTCCGGTGCGTTCCGATTATCAAGCAGGGCCTCGTGGTCGGAATCGTCACCGATCGCGATATCCGCCAGCACTACGGCTTCCTCGAACACACCGAGGCCGACAAGGCTATGTCCGAAGGTCTAATTACGATCCGGCCCGACACGGATATCGATGACGCGGCGCGCCTGCTGCGCGAGCGCAAGATCGGCGCGCTGCCGGTCGTCGATGAAGGCGGCACCCTCGTTGGTGTGATTACGACAACTGACATCCTGCACGCACTGGCCGGCGAGGAGCCGCAGGAATCGAAAGCCTGA
- a CDS encoding GNAT family N-acetyltransferase — MKSNPSSESVPRAEAEAAERAMLADPLRYRVEDIARDGASIIVRAIQPSDKELLSEHFHGLSSQSIYFRFMGIKRDLGAADLKRLTEVDFRDHVGLVATLSDVGRERFIGVGRYIRKPGTTHAEVAFAVIDEHQGRGIGTILLEHLRRIAQAGGIDGFEAEVLSENKRMLGVFMQSGFKVARSFDSGTVHVYFPIRETPQFIAASFARESSAVAESIGRLLSPRSVAVVGASRQTDKIGGAILANIIRDGFHGQIHVVNASTSEVQGRKSFASVAAIGEPVDLAVICVPPSAVEAAIDDCARAHVRNVVVITSGFAEISEEGRRFERRIGTQVRAAGMRMVGPNCMGIINTDPAVQLNATFAPMTPTPGNVAMFSQSGALGITMLDYASIRHLGVSSFISAGNRADVSSNDCLAYWSHDPRSAVIVLYLESFGNPIKFARTAPEVARTKPIVAVKAGRSTAGRRAASSHSAALANLDVAVEALFEQAGVIRTNTLEELFDVVAMFSTSPLPKGPRVGVVTNAGGPGILLADACEAHGLELPKLTDATLEELRSYLPLRSGFANPIDMTASVPAEDYVRTIKLVGNDPNIDSVVVIYIPPMVTRPDEVAEAIARGAAEVPAEKPVLSVFLSSQGAPERIHAGTRGIIPTYAFPENAALALGISYRYARFRERPRGTIEMLDSDALSVIRDRIDSALKDATSARWLTHAEIATLLGAVGIEVAHAEETSLADVRAAAERVGFPLVAKAIAPGVIHKTDVGGVILNINSADAAESAVRTLQERMKTASTTLDAVLLQRQITTGIEMLVGMTSDPTFGPLILCGMGGISAELQKDVSFRLPPVTDSAAAEMLATLRMNRLFDGYRGAPPGDRDALVKLIMRISALVEAAPELSELDLNPVKVLEPGRGAVVIDARMRIRPLARSLSQLE; from the coding sequence ATGAAGTCAAATCCATCGTCAGAAAGCGTGCCGCGCGCCGAGGCTGAAGCGGCAGAGCGCGCGATGCTCGCGGACCCGCTGCGCTACCGCGTCGAGGATATCGCGCGCGATGGTGCGTCGATTATCGTCCGCGCCATCCAGCCGAGTGACAAGGAGTTACTGAGCGAGCACTTCCATGGGCTCAGCAGCCAATCGATCTACTTCCGTTTCATGGGGATTAAGCGCGATCTCGGCGCCGCCGATCTTAAACGCCTTACCGAGGTTGATTTTCGCGATCATGTCGGCCTCGTCGCGACGCTCAGCGACGTCGGCCGCGAGCGCTTCATCGGCGTCGGCCGCTACATCCGCAAACCCGGCACAACCCACGCCGAGGTCGCCTTCGCCGTGATTGACGAGCACCAGGGCCGTGGCATCGGCACCATCCTGCTCGAGCATCTGCGCCGGATCGCGCAGGCGGGCGGGATCGATGGTTTCGAAGCCGAGGTGCTGAGCGAGAACAAACGCATGCTTGGCGTGTTCATGCAGAGTGGCTTCAAGGTCGCGCGCTCGTTCGATTCAGGCACGGTCCACGTTTATTTCCCGATTCGCGAGACGCCGCAGTTCATCGCCGCGAGCTTTGCGCGCGAGAGTTCCGCGGTGGCGGAGAGTATCGGCCGGCTGCTCAGTCCGCGCTCGGTGGCCGTCGTCGGCGCATCGCGGCAAACCGACAAGATCGGCGGCGCGATCCTCGCGAATATCATCCGCGACGGCTTCCACGGCCAAATTCACGTCGTTAACGCGAGTACGAGCGAAGTCCAGGGCAGGAAATCATTCGCGAGCGTTGCCGCGATCGGCGAGCCCGTCGATCTCGCCGTGATTTGTGTCCCACCCTCCGCAGTCGAAGCCGCGATCGACGATTGCGCGCGCGCCCATGTGCGCAACGTCGTGGTGATCACCTCGGGCTTCGCCGAAATTTCGGAAGAAGGGCGGCGCTTCGAGCGGCGTATCGGCACGCAAGTCCGCGCGGCCGGGATGCGGATGGTCGGGCCGAACTGCATGGGGATCATCAACACCGACCCTGCTGTGCAGCTCAACGCCACGTTCGCTCCGATGACTCCCACGCCGGGCAACGTCGCGATGTTCTCGCAGAGTGGCGCACTCGGGATCACGATGCTCGACTACGCGAGCATCCGTCACCTGGGGGTCTCGAGTTTCATCTCGGCTGGCAACCGCGCTGATGTGTCGAGCAACGATTGCCTGGCTTACTGGAGCCACGATCCGCGCAGCGCGGTGATCGTGTTGTACCTCGAGAGCTTCGGCAATCCGATCAAGTTCGCGCGCACCGCGCCGGAAGTCGCGCGCACCAAGCCGATCGTCGCGGTCAAGGCGGGGCGTTCGACCGCGGGCAGGCGCGCGGCGTCGAGTCATTCCGCGGCGCTGGCGAATCTCGACGTCGCGGTCGAGGCGCTCTTCGAGCAGGCCGGCGTTATCCGCACGAATACTTTGGAAGAGCTGTTCGACGTCGTCGCGATGTTCAGCACGAGCCCGCTGCCAAAGGGGCCGCGCGTGGGTGTGGTGACCAACGCCGGCGGCCCCGGGATTTTGCTCGCCGACGCATGCGAGGCGCACGGTCTCGAACTGCCGAAACTCACCGACGCCACCCTCGAGGAATTGCGATCGTATCTGCCGCTGCGTTCCGGCTTCGCAAATCCGATCGACATGACCGCCTCGGTCCCGGCTGAAGATTACGTGCGCACGATCAAGCTCGTCGGCAACGATCCCAACATCGATTCGGTCGTCGTCATCTATATCCCGCCGATGGTGACGCGGCCGGACGAAGTGGCCGAGGCGATCGCGCGCGGCGCCGCCGAGGTTCCTGCGGAGAAGCCTGTGCTGAGCGTGTTTCTTTCGTCGCAGGGTGCGCCGGAGCGAATTCATGCCGGCACACGCGGCATCATCCCGACCTACGCGTTTCCGGAAAACGCGGCACTGGCGCTCGGCATCAGCTATCGCTATGCGCGCTTCCGCGAGCGCCCTCGCGGTACAATCGAAATGCTCGACTCGGACGCGCTCAGCGTGATCCGCGATCGTATCGATTCTGCCTTAAAGGACGCGACTTCCGCGCGATGGCTGACGCATGCGGAAATTGCGACGTTGCTCGGCGCGGTCGGAATCGAAGTCGCGCACGCCGAGGAGACCAGCCTCGCCGATGTGCGCGCGGCGGCGGAACGCGTGGGCTTTCCACTCGTCGCCAAGGCGATCGCACCGGGAGTCATCCACAAGACCGACGTCGGCGGCGTGATCCTGAACATCAACTCCGCCGACGCGGCCGAAAGCGCCGTACGAACGCTCCAGGAGCGGATGAAAACCGCCAGCACCACGCTCGACGCGGTCCTGCTGCAGCGGCAGATCACAACCGGAATCGAAATGCTGGTCGGCATGACCAGTGATCCAACCTTCGGTCCTTTGATCCTGTGCGGCATGGGCGGGATCAGCGCCGAGCTGCAGAAAGATGTCTCGTTCCGTCTGCCGCCGGTGACAGATAGCGCCGCGGCCGAGATGCTCGCGACGCTCAGGATGAATCGGCTGTTCGACGGCTATCGGGGTGCTCCTCCGGGAGATCGCGACGCGCTCGTCAAGCTCATCATGCGCATCTCGGCGCTGGTCGAAGCCGCGCCGGAGCTGAGCGAACTCGATCTCAATCCGGTCAAAGTGTTGGAGCCCGGCCGCGGCGCGGTCGTGATCGACGCTCGGATGCGCATCCGTCCGCTGGCGCGCTCGCTCAGTCAACTCGAATAG